The Methanobacterium sp. nucleotide sequence TAAATATTTAAGCTGGTTTTCATAGATATAAAGAGCAGTGATTATTATAAAAAAATTGTTATTCTACTGGAAAGATTTTATTTTTTTTTCACCTCCCGATATAACGATCGTTATATTATGGGGGGATCTTCCAGGTAATAGACAAATACTAGGACATTAATTTAGCATTTAGCTCATAAAACAAGCTTAAATCTATTAATTATAGAAACAATCAATGAATTTAAAAAAAGAGGTGATTTATATGCCATTTAAAGTCGCAGTTGCAAGTAGTGACAGAAAATCTATAGATCAGCATTTTGGCCAGGCTTCCCATTTCTTGATATTTAAGATTAAAGAAAGTCAGGAATTTGAATTCATTGAAGTACGGAAAAACATTCCACCTTACGAAAATCCAAATTTACTGGAAGATCATGATAATGCAATTGAAAGGAGTGTTAATTTGATTTCAGATTGTGATGTGGTACTTGCAAGTCAAATTGGCCCTGGAGCAGTTAAAATTCTTTTATCATGCCAAATACAGCCATATGGTGTTCCCAATTTACTAATTGAAAATGCATTAAAAAAACTGACTTCTTCAAAATTGGTATCTAATACGATACCAAAGCCTGTAATCTATTAAAATTAAGGTAATGCTATGAAAAAGCGAACTCAGAACGCAATATATGGAAAAGGAGGAATTGAAAAATCCACCACTTCTTCCAGTATTAGTGTAGATGGACAGAACAGGGCTACAAGGTAATACAGGTTGGAATGATCTGAAAGTGATTCTACTCAAAAAGTAGCTTATGATGGAATACAGGATATAGAAGTGAATTATAGCAAAAAATTAGAATGGTGGAGAAATTGAATGCGATAAGGGTACTTATAGCTGATAAGATTAATGAAGATGGAATTAATGAGCTTAAAGAAGTTGCTGAAGTAATTGTTCAAACAGACATCACGGGTGACGAGCTTATCAACTCTATTAAAGATTTTGATGCTATAGTCGTTCGAAGCAGGACCAGGATTACTCGAGAAGTTATAGAAAATGCCAGCAAACTCAAAATAATTGCTCGTGCTGGTGTTGGTGTGGACAACGTGGATGTGGAGGCAGCCACTGAAAAAGGAATTATGGTAGTGAATGCTCCAGAATCAGCTTCTGTAACTGTAGCTGAACTTACAATAGGTCTGATATTATCTCTGGCACGGAAGATATCCATTGCCGATAAATCGGTTAAAGAGGGTAGGTGGGAGAAAAATAAGTTCATGGGCATGGAACTTGCAGGAAAAACCCTGGGTATAATTGGAATGGGACGAATTGGAACGCAGGTAGCTATCCGATGCAAAGCCTTTGCCATGAATATACTTGTATATGATCCTTATCTACCTCCAAATACTGCTTCGAAACTGAATGTAAACGTGGTGGATTTAGAAACACTTCTTAAAAATGCTGATGTAATAACCATTCACGTTCCGTTCACTTCCAAGACCAAACACCTCATATCCAAAGACGAATTTAATCTCATGAAAGAAAATGCATTTATTATAAATTGTGCTCGAGGAGGCATTATAAATGAGAATGACTTATACGATGCACTGTCTAAAGGTAAAATAGGAGGTGCAGCTCTGGACGTGTTTGAGAAGGAACCTCCAAAGGATAGTCCACTTTTAGAACTGGATAATTTAGTTGCTACACCACATATTGGCGCTTCTACAGAAGATGCACAACGTGGCGCTGCTTTAATAGTTGCTAAAGAAATTAAAAGGTTTTTCAAGGGAGAAATACCTCAAAACGTTATTAATAAACCAGTTCGTGGCACTGAATTCTTTCAAATTGTAAACTTTACCTCCAATTAATGAAAATTAGAGCAAATATAAAGTTTACCAAGCATTGAATTGGTTTTAGTCTGCTTAAAGATCAATGTATCTTACTGAATTGTTATGTGTTGGAAAAAACCCATCTCAAACTTTATGCTCCAAAATTGAAAATTATAAATAGTTTTTGAGTATATAATTATTATTTATATTTAAAATATTATTAAAATTTCAAAAAAATCTGATTTTTTGAGACTTTGACATAATAAATCCTATTTTGAGGGCTAATAATGGTTTCTAAAGAAGAAGAACGTAAAAAAGCAATAATGCAACAAGAAATTGAAATTATAAGAAGAATGAGTAGGATTAAACATAAAATTGCAGTGATGAGTATCAAAGATTCCTAAATTTAGTTTCAAAGTCATAAGGTGAAAAATCATGAAAGAAAATGAAAAACTTGTGGTTGTTGGAGTTGTTATAGTAGCTCTTATAACATTTTTAGCACTTTTTTCAATGTATTGGAATTATTATCCTATGATGGGTGGACAGAACGGTCAAACAGGTCAAGGCATGATGGAGAATATAGATCGTCATTTTATTGAACAAATGATTCCTCATCATGAGGAAGCCGTGGCCATGGCGGATATTGCATTAATTAAAGCAAAACATCCTGAAATTAAACAGCTTGCAAGAAACATTAAAAGCAGCCAGAGTATTGAAATTACAAAGATGCGTCAATGGTATAAAGCCCGGTATGGCACTGATGTACCTGCTAATTCAAGTATGATGGGAAATATGACAGATTTAGATGATCTTAAAAATGCAAAGCCCTTTGATAAGGAATTTATTGAGGAGATGATCCCTCATCACCAGATGGCAATAATGATGTCGCAGATGGTTTTATATCATTCAAATGATCCAGAAATTCGTGTACTTGCTGAATCCATTATTAAAACTCAAAGAGTGGAAATAGAAGAGATGGGAAAATGGTATAAGGAATGGTATGGCACTGATGTACCCGCTTCGGGTGTGATAGGCTCTAACGGTGGAATGATGCATGGAGGCATGATGAATGCGTAGAGGTTTGATTATCATGAAAATCTTAGAATATACAGTTACATCAGAGTTTCTGGATTGAGCGGATTCACTATAATACGTATATAAAATAAAATGCATTATAATAGATTTTAAGGAAATATAAATAAAATGGAGAAATTTTATCATTTAATCCAAAAATCATCCATTTCTTGAAACTCCAACTAAGCTTTGAAATCTATTAATCCTTCCATTTTTCATGCATTCTGAAAACAACCATCTCCAAGCTTGGAATGTTGGTCTGACATCCTTCAGCCTCAACAACAAAAGATGCCACTGCTGAAGCGAATTTACCACAATAATCCAGGTCATTACCTTTTAAATAGGCTTTTAAAAATCCTGCGCGGTAAGAATCTCCAGCACCGGTGGGGTCTACTGTTTTTCGTACAACAGCACCTATTTTAATTTTTTTATCAGCATATATTACGCTGCCCTCTTTACCGTAGGTTTTAACCACAATTTCCGGGCCAATATCCTTTAATTCCCATATATTTAGCTTTAATACCTTTAGTATCCTGTCAATTTCATGATGATTCCCAAAAAGTATGTTAGAAACGCTTATAACACCTTTAAGTTCCTCTGGAGAATACATGTGGAGGTCCTGTCCAGGG carries:
- a CDS encoding NifB/NifX family molybdenum-iron cluster-binding protein translates to MPFKVAVASSDRKSIDQHFGQASHFLIFKIKESQEFEFIEVRKNIPPYENPNLLEDHDNAIERSVNLISDCDVVLASQIGPGAVKILLSCQIQPYGVPNLLIENALKKLTSSKLVSNTIPKPVIY
- a CDS encoding DUF305 domain-containing protein, which translates into the protein MKENEKLVVVGVVIVALITFLALFSMYWNYYPMMGGQNGQTGQGMMENIDRHFIEQMIPHHEEAVAMADIALIKAKHPEIKQLARNIKSSQSIEITKMRQWYKARYGTDVPANSSMMGNMTDLDDLKNAKPFDKEFIEEMIPHHQMAIMMSQMVLYHSNDPEIRVLAESIIKTQRVEIEEMGKWYKEWYGTDVPASGVIGSNGGMMHGGMMNA